A section of the Paenibacillus aurantius genome encodes:
- a CDS encoding 1-deoxy-D-xylulose-5-phosphate reductoisomerase has product MTKRLAILGSTGSIGTQTLDIVANDPDSYRVEALAAGTNLPLLLEQIRQFRPSKVSVADREHAERLKAHLSEPVQVYYGEEGLQEVASQTEADIVITAVVGSQGLKPTLAAIEAGKHIGLANKETLVSAGHLVTEKAARQGVKLLPVDSEHSAIFQCLNGESPEDIAKLILTASGGSFRDRTREELHGVTVEDALKHPNWSMGAKITIDSATMVNKGLEVIEAHWLFGIPYDRIEVLLHPESVIHSMIEFVDNSVMAQLGNPDMRVPIQYALTYPRRKKTPTDMLNLAEIGRLNFREMDYNRFPCLRIAFDCGREGGTATTVFNAANEEAVARFLKGEISFLQIEDVLAWVLDEHVTKKNPELEEILQADQWARERAGQFRP; this is encoded by the coding sequence ATGACTAAACGACTAGCCATACTGGGATCGACGGGTTCCATCGGAACCCAAACGCTCGATATTGTGGCGAACGATCCGGACAGCTACCGGGTTGAAGCTTTGGCCGCGGGGACGAATCTTCCTCTGCTGCTGGAGCAAATCCGCCAATTCCGTCCAAGCAAGGTATCGGTTGCCGACCGGGAGCATGCGGAACGCTTGAAAGCTCATCTTTCCGAGCCGGTGCAGGTTTATTACGGGGAGGAAGGACTGCAGGAGGTCGCTTCGCAAACGGAGGCGGACATCGTGATCACCGCGGTTGTAGGCAGTCAGGGGCTTAAGCCTACCTTGGCCGCTATCGAGGCGGGAAAACATATCGGACTCGCCAACAAGGAAACCCTGGTAAGCGCCGGCCATCTCGTGACCGAGAAGGCGGCGCGGCAAGGAGTGAAGCTGCTTCCGGTGGACAGCGAGCATTCGGCGATCTTCCAATGCCTTAACGGAGAATCGCCGGAGGACATCGCCAAGCTGATTCTAACGGCGTCGGGCGGCTCCTTCCGGGACCGCACCCGGGAGGAGCTACATGGAGTGACGGTGGAGGATGCGCTTAAACATCCCAATTGGTCCATGGGTGCCAAAATAACAATCGATTCCGCTACCATGGTGAACAAAGGGTTAGAGGTCATCGAGGCCCATTGGCTTTTTGGCATTCCCTACGACCGGATTGAAGTGCTGCTGCATCCGGAAAGCGTCATTCACTCCATGATCGAATTTGTTGACAACAGCGTCATGGCCCAGCTGGGCAATCCGGATATGAGGGTTCCCATTCAATATGCGCTGACTTACCCGAGAAGAAAGAAGACGCCGACCGACATGCTGAATTTGGCGGAAATCGGAAGGCTGAATTTCCGGGAGATGGACTATAATCGGTTTCCTTGCTTGCGGATCGCTTTCGATTGCGGGCGGGAAGGCGGAACCGCTACTACCGTCTTTAATGCCGCTAATGAAGAGGCGGTTGCCCGTTTCTTGAAGGGTGAAATTTCCTTTCTTCAGATTGAGGACGTCCTGGCTTGGGTTCTCGACGAGCACGTTACGAAGAAGAATCCGGAGCTAGAAGAGATCCTTCAAGCCGATCAGTGGGCACGGGAAAGAGCGGGGCAGTTTCGCCCGTAA
- the rseP gene encoding RIP metalloprotease RseP encodes MHSLQIGIQIILMFFVLVTLHEWGHYYFAKRAGILVREFAIGFGPKLFSYKRGETKYTLRLLPLGGFVRMAGEDPETIQIVPGQSVALQLNQDQVTHLFTDRFDQRSDTVQGVVEEIDLEKDLFVKLDVDGESVRFPIHPQAVTVSQGRENQIAPWNRQFGSKSVGQRALAIFAGPVMNFILAFVLFLIFVISTGVPTNVKLGELVPGKPADQAGLKPGDIIKEANNQPIGDDMEKLRTIIAGSLNQPVQLIIQRNKEQLQKTVTPEVIEGTPRIGTNLTQDTRAPSVGEAVTGAWDHTVNISKQLLIGFKRLVFGQFAMDDLGGPVRIVEVSGQVASAGVTPMLYWSAILSLNLGIFNLLPIPALDGSRLVFLGVEALRGRPVDPNRESLVHFIGFAMLMLLMIAVTYNDILRLIKG; translated from the coding sequence TTGCATTCTTTACAAATCGGGATTCAGATCATTCTAATGTTCTTTGTGTTGGTCACCCTGCACGAATGGGGGCATTACTACTTTGCCAAGCGGGCCGGGATTCTGGTGCGCGAGTTTGCCATCGGGTTTGGTCCGAAGCTCTTTTCCTATAAGAGAGGGGAGACCAAGTATACCCTCCGGCTGCTCCCGCTCGGCGGTTTTGTCCGGATGGCGGGGGAGGACCCCGAAACCATTCAGATTGTGCCGGGCCAGTCCGTTGCTCTTCAGCTAAATCAAGACCAGGTTACGCACTTGTTCACCGATCGGTTTGACCAGCGGTCGGATACGGTACAAGGCGTTGTGGAAGAAATCGATCTGGAGAAGGACCTGTTCGTCAAGCTGGACGTCGATGGGGAATCGGTGCGTTTTCCCATTCACCCTCAGGCGGTAACCGTTTCACAGGGACGCGAGAACCAAATCGCCCCGTGGAACCGTCAATTCGGAAGCAAATCGGTTGGCCAAAGAGCGCTCGCCATCTTCGCCGGCCCGGTGATGAATTTTATTTTGGCTTTCGTGCTTTTCCTCATTTTTGTCATCTCCACCGGTGTTCCTACGAATGTAAAGCTCGGGGAGCTGGTGCCGGGCAAGCCGGCCGACCAAGCCGGACTTAAGCCAGGCGATATCATCAAGGAAGCGAACAACCAGCCGATCGGGGATGACATGGAGAAGCTGCGCACCATTATCGCCGGTTCGCTCAACCAGCCCGTTCAACTGATCATCCAGCGCAACAAGGAGCAGCTTCAGAAGACGGTCACCCCCGAAGTGATCGAAGGAACGCCGCGAATCGGAACCAACCTGACTCAAGACACGAGGGCTCCTTCCGTTGGCGAGGCGGTTACCGGGGCTTGGGATCATACGGTCAACATAAGCAAGCAGCTGCTGATCGGGTTTAAGCGACTTGTCTTCGGACAGTTCGCCATGGACGATCTTGGCGGACCCGTGCGAATCGTAGAAGTGAGCGGCCAAGTGGCTTCGGCAGGAGTGACTCCGATGCTGTACTGGTCGGCAATTCTAAGCTTGAACCTGGGAATCTTCAACCTTCTTCCGATTCCGGCGCTTGACGGAAGCCGTCTGGTGTTCCTGGGAGTCGAAGCGCTTAGAGGACGTCCGGTGGATCCGAACCGGGAAAGCCTCGTTCATTTTATCGGATTTGCTATGTTAATGCTGTTAATGATTGCTGTAACCTATAATGATATCCTTCGTTTGATTAAAGGCTGA
- the proS gene encoding proline--tRNA ligase — MSKDKQFVREITPQSEDFSKWYLDVIKKADLMSYSPVRGCIVFKPDSYEIWELMQRELDARFKETGHRNAYFPLFIPESFFQKEKEHVEGFNPELPWVTEAGGEKLEERLAIRPTSETMIGHMYSEWINSYRDLPLLINQWANVVRWEKRTQPFLRTSEFLWQEGHTAHEDEADARRETMQMLEVYREFVENIMAIPVIMGQKTPSEKFAGAVDTFSIEAMMKDGKAVQAGTSHYMGTNFAVAFDIKYLDRQNTHTYAHTTSWGVSTRLIGAMIMVHGDDRGLVIPPKIAPTQVVMIPIGPPKTREQVIARTDELFAELKKAGIRAKVDDRPDQSPGWKFNEYEMRGIPIRVELGPRDMENGQVVLVSRISGEKKIVAQENFVQEVQQLLEAIHQEMFEKAKRFRDENFTDVDTLDEMKEFLDKQRGFILAGWCGSEACEAQVKEETGATSRNIPFEPAKEKDTCLVCGEKAKHTVVFGRAY; from the coding sequence ATGTCCAAAGATAAGCAATTCGTAAGGGAAATCACTCCTCAGAGCGAGGATTTCTCCAAGTGGTATCTGGATGTCATCAAGAAAGCCGATTTGATGAGCTATTCGCCTGTCCGGGGCTGCATCGTTTTCAAGCCGGACAGCTATGAAATCTGGGAGCTCATGCAGAGGGAGCTGGATGCCCGGTTCAAGGAAACCGGTCACCGCAACGCTTACTTCCCGCTCTTCATTCCGGAGAGCTTCTTCCAGAAGGAGAAGGAGCACGTGGAAGGCTTCAACCCGGAGCTTCCCTGGGTAACCGAAGCGGGCGGAGAGAAGCTGGAGGAGCGTCTGGCCATCCGGCCGACTTCCGAAACGATGATCGGCCATATGTATTCCGAGTGGATCAATTCCTACCGGGACCTGCCGCTGCTCATTAACCAGTGGGCGAACGTTGTCCGCTGGGAGAAGCGCACCCAGCCGTTCCTGCGGACGAGTGAATTCCTGTGGCAGGAAGGACACACGGCGCATGAAGACGAGGCGGATGCCCGACGCGAAACCATGCAGATGCTCGAAGTGTATCGCGAATTTGTGGAGAACATCATGGCCATTCCGGTCATCATGGGCCAAAAGACGCCGTCCGAGAAGTTCGCCGGAGCGGTAGACACGTTCTCCATTGAAGCGATGATGAAAGACGGCAAAGCCGTTCAGGCGGGAACGTCCCATTACATGGGGACCAACTTCGCCGTCGCCTTTGATATCAAGTATTTGGACCGCCAGAACACGCATACGTACGCACATACCACCTCCTGGGGAGTCAGTACCCGACTGATCGGGGCGATGATCATGGTACACGGCGACGACCGTGGCCTCGTGATTCCGCCGAAGATTGCTCCAACCCAAGTCGTGATGATCCCGATCGGGCCGCCCAAGACGCGGGAGCAGGTGATCGCACGGACGGACGAGCTGTTCGCCGAACTGAAGAAGGCCGGAATCCGGGCCAAGGTCGACGACCGGCCGGACCAGAGCCCCGGCTGGAAATTCAACGAATACGAAATGCGCGGCATTCCAATCCGGGTCGAACTGGGTCCTCGCGACATGGAGAACGGTCAAGTGGTACTCGTGTCCCGGATTTCCGGAGAGAAGAAGATCGTGGCCCAAGAGAATTTCGTACAAGAAGTGCAGCAGCTTCTTGAAGCCATCCATCAGGAAATGTTCGAGAAAGCGAAGCGGTTCCGCGACGAGAACTTTACCGATGTCGATACGCTGGACGAGATGAAGGAATTCCTCGATAAGCAGCGCGGCTTCATCCTTGCCGGATGGTGCGGGTCCGAAGCCTGCGAAGCGCAGGTGAAGGAGGAAACGGGCGCCACGAGCCGAAACATCCCGTTTGAGCCGGCCAAAGAGAAAGACACTTGCCTCGTTTGTGGAGAAAAAGCCAAACATACGGTTGTCTTCGGACGTGCTTATTAG
- a CDS encoding PolC-type DNA polymerase III — translation MSIAEKRSRFELLMKQAEIAPDITGTYFTDGHIDRVEVSKTNREWTFYLNKDQLVPQDVYRSFCRTIQDKFHHIAKVKFVIQYSEQCKSEQLIEEYWSLLLEWLQREETSINGWLTKARREVAGRRITLHLLDSIGLELARKKSLDSWVKRFYKDFFGHECEVILKVSESRQEEYDKFAQLIEQEERVVTQTIMTSIDKENEEDKLADAELKLMVGIEIKDVPVPLQEIKDVEKKITIQGMVFNLDSKELKNGTTLFMFNVTDYTDSIMVKAFARNKEDVKVYNLLANGKWVKMRGKIDYDTFSNPPELMFIPQDVNEVMAPPERMDRAEEKRVEFHLHTSMSPMDGITPVGEYIKTAAKWGHKAIAVTDHSGVQSYPDANKAGKKHGIKVIYGVEANVINDSVPIVDNADSRPLKESTYVVFDIETTGLSVVNNKIIEIAGVKIENEKVIDRFATFINPHESIPYNISQLTNITDDMVKGAPELEEQLPKFVEFVGDAILVAHNARFDMGFIQANLKRLGHPVLPNPVLDTLEMARFLYPSLKNHRLNTLSAKFKVSLENHHRAIDDAEALGNVLYHMIKDAAEEHGIAELGSLNDYVGKDLSNARPFHCCIYAKNAVGKKNLYKLISLSHTQYFKRVACIPKSKLVEMREGLLIISGCEKGEFYETVLNKSEEEAEQVAEFYDVLEIQPMDLYLHLVEKGLVGSKLDIENSLRKIVSIGHKLGKPVIATGNVHYLDPRDKLCRDITINGITGFSPLKEIRKPDVHFRTTEEMLEEFAFLGQDKAYEVVVKNTNKLADEFEELSLFPKTGGPTDNGLFSPIIEGADEEIRNTCYATAKAMYGEPLPEIVVARLEKELKPIIQYGFSANYLISEKLVKKSNADGYLVGSRGSVGSSFVATALGISEVNPLPPHYMCKSCKHSEFFTDGRIPSGFDLPDQMCPKCGEMMKGEGQDIPFETFLGFKGDKVPDIDLNFSGEYQPEAHNYTKTIFGEKNVFRAGTIGTVAEKTAFGYTKKYQEEKGYNWRKAEVERLAAGCTGVKRSTGQHPGGIVVVPDYIDVEDITPVQYPADDTSAEWKTTHFDYHAFDENLLKLDILGHDDPTMMRMLQDLTGVDPTTIPMNDPKVMSIFSSTEALGVTPDQIRSPVATFGVPEMGTKFVRQMLQETQPTTFADLLQISGLSHGTGVWLGNAQELIRKGICSIKTVIGCRDDIMLYLIYKAGMDAGLAFKITESVRKGKGLTPEWKEEMKKCNVPAWYIDSCERIEYMFPKAHASAYVISAVRTAYFKVYYPIAYYATYFSVRAEDFDVELFCQGYDAILRKLNEIEEKGFAAAPKEKAMISILEMGLEMTARGFSFKPIDLYRSEASRFIIDGDSLIPPFSAIAGIGGNAAKLIAAAKEEGDFLSIEDFQRRSRASKTAVEVLASMGCFRGLPESNQLSLF, via the coding sequence ATGAGTATTGCTGAGAAGAGGAGCCGGTTCGAGCTGCTGATGAAGCAGGCGGAAATCGCGCCGGACATAACGGGCACGTATTTTACCGACGGACATATCGATCGGGTTGAGGTGAGCAAGACGAACCGGGAATGGACGTTTTACCTGAACAAGGACCAGCTGGTACCTCAGGACGTTTACCGTTCCTTCTGCCGGACGATCCAGGATAAATTTCATCATATTGCGAAAGTAAAGTTCGTCATTCAATATTCGGAGCAGTGCAAGAGCGAGCAGCTGATCGAAGAGTATTGGAGCTTGCTGCTGGAATGGCTGCAGCGGGAGGAAACCTCCATCAACGGCTGGCTGACGAAGGCGCGGAGGGAAGTGGCGGGCCGCCGGATCACCCTGCATCTTCTTGATTCGATCGGACTCGAATTGGCGAGGAAGAAAAGTTTGGACAGCTGGGTCAAGCGCTTCTACAAAGATTTTTTCGGTCATGAGTGCGAGGTGATCCTGAAGGTCAGCGAATCGCGCCAAGAGGAATACGACAAGTTCGCCCAGCTCATCGAGCAGGAAGAAAGAGTGGTCACCCAAACGATCATGACCTCCATCGATAAAGAGAACGAGGAGGACAAGCTGGCTGATGCGGAACTGAAGCTCATGGTCGGAATCGAGATCAAGGACGTTCCCGTGCCTCTTCAGGAAATCAAGGACGTCGAGAAGAAAATTACGATCCAGGGCATGGTGTTTAATCTCGATTCCAAGGAGCTTAAGAACGGGACGACGCTGTTCATGTTCAACGTAACCGATTATACTGATTCGATTATGGTGAAGGCTTTCGCCCGGAACAAGGAAGATGTGAAGGTCTACAATCTTCTCGCTAACGGCAAATGGGTCAAGATGCGCGGCAAAATCGATTACGACACGTTCAGCAACCCGCCGGAGCTTATGTTCATTCCGCAGGACGTGAACGAAGTGATGGCTCCTCCGGAACGGATGGACCGGGCCGAGGAGAAGCGGGTGGAGTTCCATTTACATACCTCCATGAGTCCGATGGATGGGATTACTCCGGTAGGCGAATATATCAAAACCGCGGCCAAGTGGGGCCACAAGGCCATTGCCGTTACCGATCACAGCGGGGTCCAGTCCTATCCCGATGCGAACAAAGCAGGCAAGAAGCATGGCATCAAGGTAATTTATGGCGTGGAAGCGAATGTAATCAATGATTCCGTTCCGATCGTCGACAACGCGGACAGCCGGCCGCTCAAGGAATCGACATACGTGGTATTCGATATCGAGACCACCGGTTTGTCGGTCGTAAACAACAAGATTATCGAGATAGCGGGGGTTAAGATTGAGAATGAGAAGGTCATCGACCGGTTTGCGACCTTCATCAATCCTCATGAGAGCATTCCGTATAACATCAGTCAGCTCACTAACATTACAGACGACATGGTGAAAGGCGCTCCCGAGCTGGAGGAGCAGCTGCCCAAGTTTGTGGAATTCGTGGGGGACGCGATTTTGGTCGCGCATAACGCCCGCTTCGATATGGGCTTTATTCAAGCCAATCTCAAAAGGCTGGGCCATCCGGTGCTGCCGAACCCCGTGCTGGATACGCTGGAGATGGCCAGGTTCCTCTATCCATCCTTGAAGAATCACCGGCTGAACACGTTGTCCGCCAAATTCAAGGTTTCCTTGGAGAACCACCACCGGGCGATCGATGACGCGGAAGCGTTGGGTAACGTTCTGTATCACATGATCAAGGATGCCGCGGAGGAACATGGAATTGCCGAGCTGGGTTCCTTGAACGATTACGTCGGGAAGGACTTGAGCAACGCGCGTCCGTTCCACTGCTGCATCTATGCGAAGAATGCCGTCGGCAAGAAGAATCTGTACAAGCTAATCTCACTTTCCCACACCCAATATTTCAAAAGAGTGGCGTGCATTCCCAAAAGCAAGCTCGTCGAAATGAGGGAGGGCCTGCTGATCATCTCGGGCTGTGAGAAAGGGGAATTCTACGAAACCGTCCTGAACAAGTCTGAGGAAGAAGCAGAGCAGGTAGCCGAATTCTATGATGTGCTGGAAATTCAGCCTATGGACTTATACCTTCATCTCGTGGAAAAAGGCCTCGTCGGCAGCAAGCTCGATATTGAGAACTCCCTGCGCAAAATTGTCTCCATAGGTCACAAGCTGGGCAAGCCTGTTATCGCGACGGGCAATGTTCACTACCTTGATCCGCGCGATAAGCTGTGCCGGGATATTACCATCAACGGCATAACGGGTTTCAGCCCGCTGAAGGAGATCCGCAAGCCTGATGTCCACTTCCGTACCACAGAGGAGATGCTGGAGGAGTTCGCCTTCCTCGGTCAGGACAAGGCTTATGAGGTGGTCGTGAAGAACACCAATAAGCTCGCGGATGAGTTCGAGGAGCTCAGCCTGTTCCCCAAAACGGGCGGGCCGACCGACAACGGCCTGTTCTCGCCGATTATTGAAGGGGCGGACGAGGAAATCCGCAACACCTGCTATGCCACCGCGAAAGCCATGTACGGCGAGCCGCTGCCGGAAATTGTGGTCGCCCGGCTCGAGAAGGAGCTTAAACCGATCATTCAGTACGGGTTCTCGGCAAACTATCTTATCTCGGAGAAGCTGGTTAAGAAATCCAACGCCGACGGCTATCTGGTCGGGTCCCGCGGTTCGGTCGGATCCTCCTTCGTCGCCACCGCTCTTGGGATTTCCGAGGTTAACCCGCTGCCTCCTCACTACATGTGCAAGTCGTGTAAGCACAGCGAGTTCTTTACGGACGGGCGGATTCCGAGCGGCTTCGACCTTCCCGATCAGATGTGCCCGAAATGCGGAGAGATGATGAAAGGGGAAGGCCAAGACATTCCGTTCGAGACCTTCCTCGGGTTCAAGGGGGACAAAGTCCCCGATATTGACCTTAACTTCTCGGGAGAATACCAGCCCGAAGCCCATAATTACACGAAGACCATCTTCGGGGAGAAGAATGTTTTCCGGGCGGGCACCATTGGAACCGTGGCCGAGAAGACAGCCTTCGGCTACACCAAGAAGTACCAGGAAGAGAAGGGCTACAACTGGCGCAAGGCGGAGGTGGAACGGCTTGCCGCCGGCTGTACCGGGGTGAAGCGCAGCACCGGCCAGCATCCCGGGGGGATCGTGGTCGTACCGGACTATATCGACGTAGAGGACATCACTCCGGTCCAATATCCGGCCGATGATACAAGCGCGGAATGGAAGACCACGCACTTCGACTATCACGCCTTCGACGAGAACCTGCTTAAGCTCGATATTCTCGGCCATGATGACCCGACCATGATGCGGATGCTTCAGGATTTGACGGGGGTCGATCCGACGACCATCCCGATGAACGACCCGAAGGTGATGAGCATCTTCTCGTCCACGGAAGCGCTTGGCGTAACGCCGGATCAGATTCGCAGCCCTGTGGCCACGTTCGGGGTTCCGGAGATGGGGACGAAGTTCGTCCGCCAGATGCTGCAGGAAACCCAGCCGACGACCTTTGCCGACCTTCTGCAGATCTCGGGACTCTCCCACGGAACGGGCGTATGGCTCGGGAATGCCCAAGAGCTTATCCGCAAGGGAATATGTTCCATCAAGACCGTAATCGGGTGCCGGGACGATATTATGTTATACTTGATTTATAAAGCCGGCATGGACGCCGGGCTCGCCTTCAAAATTACGGAGAGCGTCCGGAAAGGGAAGGGCTTGACCCCGGAATGGAAGGAAGAGATGAAGAAATGCAACGTTCCGGCGTGGTACATCGATTCGTGTGAGCGCATCGAGTACATGTTTCCGAAAGCCCACGCCTCCGCTTACGTTATTTCCGCAGTCCGAACGGCGTATTTCAAGGTTTATTATCCTATCGCTTACTATGCGACCTATTTCTCCGTACGGGCCGAGGACTTCGATGTGGAGCTGTTCTGCCAAGGCTATGACGCCATTCTCCGCAAGCTGAACGAGATTGAGGAAAAAGGCTTCGCCGCCGCTCCGAAGGAGAAGGCCATGATCTCCATTCTGGAGATGGGCCTTGAGATGACGGCGCGCGGGTTCAGCTTCAAGCCGATCGATCTGTACCGGTCCGAAGCAAGCCGCTTCATCATTGATGGGGATTCGCTCATTCCTCCGTTCTCGGCGATTGCCGGGATCGGCGGGAACGCTGCTAAGCTGATCGCCGCCGCCAAGGAGGAGGGGGATTTCCTCTCCATCGAGGACTTCCAGCGACGCTCCCGCGCTTCGAAGACAGCCGTCGAGGTTTTGGCTTCCATGGGCTGCTTCCGCGGTCTGCCGGAATCCAACCAGCTCTCTTTGTTTTAG
- the rimP gene encoding ribosome maturation factor RimP: MSSHIKAAVESMVTPYLEENGMELVDVEYVKEGSNWFLRVYVDKEGGIDIDDCGRISEYLSVKLDENDPIPAAYFLEVSSPGAERPLKKPEDYRRAVDKHVFVTTYEPVDGLKEFEGKLLSYDDTGLVIQTGKKQHSIAREKVASARLAIVF, from the coding sequence ATGAGTTCGCATATCAAAGCAGCGGTTGAATCCATGGTCACGCCTTATCTCGAAGAGAACGGGATGGAGCTCGTCGATGTGGAATACGTCAAAGAAGGCAGCAACTGGTTCCTGCGCGTGTACGTAGACAAAGAAGGCGGAATCGACATCGACGACTGCGGCCGTATCAGCGAATATTTAAGCGTGAAGCTGGATGAGAATGACCCGATCCCTGCGGCTTATTTCTTGGAGGTTTCCTCTCCAGGCGCCGAGCGTCCGCTCAAGAAGCCGGAGGATTACCGCAGAGCCGTCGACAAACATGTTTTTGTGACGACCTATGAACCGGTTGACGGACTTAAGGAGTTCGAAGGAAAGCTGCTTTCCTACGACGACACCGGACTGGTCATCCAAACCGGAAAGAAACAGCACAGCATCGCCCGTGAGAAGGTCGCCAGCGCACGTCTTGCGATCGTTTTTTAA
- the nusA gene encoding transcription termination factor NusA produces the protein MNTDFIEALHEIETTKGISKDILIEAIEAALISSYKRNFNTAQNVRVDINRHTGVIRVYARKTVSEEVLDPRLEISLEAAREINGNFQLDDIVEIEVTPRDFGRIAAQTAKQVVTQRIREAERGLIYNAFIEKEEDIVTGIVQRQDTRSIYVDLGKVEAVLPLNELMPNEKFKHNDRIKAYITKVENTTKGPQIFLSRTHPGLLKRLFELEVPEIFDGVVEIRSVAREAGFRSKIAVHSRNSEVDPVGSCVGPKGMRVQTIVNELKGEKIDIVRWSESVEEYVANALSPSKVLEVNVFESEKMSRVIVPDYQLSLAIGIKGQNARLAAKLTGWKIDIKSETQAEQEYGRPKAITEEMHQDSVSID, from the coding sequence ATGAACACCGATTTTATTGAAGCTCTGCATGAAATCGAAACGACCAAAGGCATCAGCAAGGACATCTTGATCGAGGCCATTGAAGCGGCCCTTATCTCGAGCTATAAGCGCAACTTCAATACGGCCCAGAATGTCCGCGTCGACATCAACCGCCACACCGGCGTCATTCGGGTATACGCCCGGAAGACGGTCTCGGAGGAAGTGCTGGATCCGAGACTGGAAATTTCGCTCGAAGCGGCAAGGGAGATCAACGGCAATTTTCAGCTGGACGACATCGTCGAGATCGAAGTCACTCCGCGTGATTTTGGACGGATCGCCGCCCAGACTGCCAAGCAGGTCGTAACCCAGCGGATTCGCGAGGCGGAAAGAGGGCTGATCTACAACGCCTTCATAGAGAAAGAAGAAGATATCGTAACCGGAATCGTTCAGCGCCAGGATACCCGCAGCATTTATGTGGACCTGGGCAAAGTGGAGGCGGTGCTTCCGCTTAACGAGCTGATGCCGAACGAGAAGTTCAAGCACAACGACCGCATCAAGGCCTATATCACCAAGGTCGAGAATACGACCAAAGGGCCGCAGATTTTCTTGTCCCGCACTCATCCGGGCCTGCTTAAGCGTCTGTTTGAGCTCGAAGTGCCGGAAATCTTCGACGGTGTCGTGGAAATCCGCTCCGTTGCCCGGGAAGCCGGCTTCCGTTCCAAGATCGCCGTTCACTCCCGCAATTCCGAAGTAGACCCGGTCGGCTCCTGCGTGGGACCGAAGGGCATGCGCGTCCAGACGATTGTTAACGAGCTGAAGGGCGAGAAGATCGACATCGTCCGCTGGTCGGAGAGCGTGGAAGAGTATGTGGCGAATGCGCTCAGCCCTTCCAAGGTGCTCGAGGTCAACGTCTTCGAATCGGAAAAAATGTCCCGGGTTATCGTTCCGGACTATCAGCTTTCTCTCGCTATCGGAATCAAGGGCCAGAATGCAAGACTGGCCGCCAAGCTGACAGGCTGGAAGATCGACATCAAGAGCGAGACCCAAGCGGAGCAGGAATACGGGCGGCCTAAAGCCATCACCGAGGAGATGCACCAGGATTCCGTAAGTATCGACTGA
- the rnpM gene encoding RNase P modulator RnpM has translation MKPRKIPLRKCVACQEMMPKKELIRVVRTPQEEIQIDLTGKKSGRGAYLCGKTACFKLALKNKALDRALKHNVHADIYRQLEQDFVKVEDQFIANKDTIEDDE, from the coding sequence ATGAAACCGCGCAAAATCCCTTTGCGAAAATGCGTAGCCTGCCAGGAAATGATGCCGAAGAAGGAATTGATCCGGGTGGTGCGGACTCCCCAGGAAGAGATTCAGATCGACCTCACCGGCAAAAAATCAGGCCGCGGCGCCTACCTGTGCGGGAAAACGGCCTGTTTTAAGCTGGCTCTGAAGAACAAGGCGCTCGACCGGGCGCTTAAGCATAATGTCCATGCGGATATTTACCGGCAGCTGGAACAGGATTTTGTGAAAGTGGAAGATCAATTCATAGCCAATAAGGATACCATCGAAGATGATGAATAA
- a CDS encoding L7Ae/L30e/S12e/Gadd45 family ribosomal protein, translating into MNNHKFFSNLGLAMRAGKLVTGDTGVLDAIRSGEAKLVIMALDASPNAQKKYRDKCAHYEVPLTEFGTRDQLGAGIGKAERVVIAVIDAGFAQMLVRSQGKPAEVE; encoded by the coding sequence ATGAATAATCATAAATTTTTCTCCAACCTGGGTCTTGCCATGCGGGCGGGAAAGCTGGTTACCGGCGATACCGGTGTTCTGGATGCCATCCGCAGCGGGGAAGCCAAGCTGGTGATTATGGCTTTGGACGCTTCTCCCAACGCACAGAAGAAGTACCGGGACAAATGCGCTCACTACGAGGTCCCCTTAACGGAGTTTGGGACCCGGGACCAGCTGGGAGCCGGAATCGGCAAGGCGGAACGAGTGGTGATCGCCGTCATCGACGCCGGATTCGCACAGATGCTTGTCAGGAGCCAGGGAAAACCTGCGGAGGTGGAATGA